One Bdellovibrio bacteriovorus str. Tiberius DNA segment encodes these proteins:
- a CDS encoding TorF family putative porin yields MRRYIAFTIILISTLGATAAKASTSPTFALSGDVSLLSHYVEHGLSQSDNSPALQGSFWFNFGSQFRLGVWGSNTNYEHGDDHFNLRMNAEVKVDFSQNASMEIGYTKSQYYNGGDHNGDLLSLHLNLWRSRIMYDTNSNWEATHEKSERFGFGNIMDVFGGWKWNNEIGYNTPDVETINPYFDARTGLGTKWGVIFFEGALTATSESSQFDGAGDYFFILSASTDL; encoded by the coding sequence ATGCGAAGATACATTGCTTTTACCATTATTCTGATTAGTACTTTGGGGGCCACCGCCGCCAAAGCCAGCACGTCTCCAACCTTTGCGTTGTCCGGTGATGTGAGCCTGCTTTCACACTATGTGGAACACGGGCTTTCCCAATCCGACAATTCCCCGGCTTTGCAGGGATCGTTCTGGTTCAACTTCGGATCTCAATTCCGCCTGGGAGTCTGGGGCTCGAACACGAACTATGAACATGGCGATGACCATTTCAACCTGCGCATGAATGCGGAAGTGAAAGTGGATTTCTCACAAAACGCGTCCATGGAAATCGGTTACACCAAAAGTCAGTATTATAACGGTGGCGACCATAACGGGGATCTGCTCAGCCTGCACCTGAATCTGTGGAGGTCGCGCATCATGTACGACACAAATTCCAACTGGGAAGCGACCCATGAAAAGTCAGAGCGTTTTGGTTTTGGCAATATCATGGATGTTTTCGGCGGCTGGAAATGGAACAACGAAATCGGTTACAACACGCCGGACGTTGAAACGATCAATCCGTACTTTGATGCACGAACCGGGCTGGGAACAAAATGGGGTGTGATCTTCTTTGAAGGAGCTCTCACCGCGACCAGTGAAAGCTCCCAATTTGACGGGGCTGGCGACTATTTCTTTATTCTGTCTGCATCGACGGATCTGTAA
- the motA gene encoding flagellar motor stator protein MotA — protein sequence MGFVGILVVFVMVFGGFLIAGGNMSVIIKAAPLELMIIGGAALGAYIIANPMKVIKAGFKMAIKAMTAKGPQKQDYVELLQMMFQLFQAFRKEGPQGIEKHIEEPDKSDIFKAYPSFMHNHHAVHFLCDTMKITLSAEMSPYDVDDLLDADIKAIHHEEHMAVHAVQTVADGFPGLGIVAAVLGIVKTMAHLTDGVEKIGALVASALVGTMLGVFGAYGLIGPTATKMGADIDAEGRYLGCIKAAMVALQRGAPPIVCVEYARRSIMPEERPSFDEVDKATKEIKKAA from the coding sequence ATGGGTTTTGTAGGTATATTAGTTGTATTCGTGATGGTGTTCGGCGGCTTCCTTATAGCCGGCGGTAACATGTCCGTGATCATCAAGGCGGCCCCTCTGGAGCTGATGATCATCGGGGGCGCGGCCCTCGGAGCGTACATTATCGCCAACCCGATGAAGGTTATCAAAGCCGGATTCAAAATGGCTATCAAAGCAATGACAGCAAAGGGTCCGCAAAAGCAGGATTATGTCGAGTTGTTGCAGATGATGTTCCAGTTGTTCCAGGCTTTCCGTAAAGAAGGTCCTCAAGGTATCGAGAAACACATCGAGGAACCTGATAAGAGTGACATCTTTAAAGCCTATCCAAGTTTCATGCACAACCATCACGCGGTTCACTTCCTGTGCGACACGATGAAAATCACCCTGTCCGCTGAAATGTCCCCGTATGATGTGGATGATCTGCTTGATGCCGACATCAAAGCCATTCACCACGAAGAACACATGGCGGTTCACGCCGTGCAGACAGTGGCCGACGGTTTCCCGGGTCTGGGGATCGTTGCCGCGGTTTTGGGTATCGTAAAAACGATGGCCCATTTGACCGACGGGGTTGAAAAGATCGGTGCCCTGGTTGCCTCCGCTCTGGTGGGTACGATGTTGGGGGTTTTCGGAGCTTACGGTCTGATTGGACCAACTGCGACGAAAATGGGTGCGGATATCGATGCTGAAGGACGTTACCTTGGTTGCATCAAAGCCGCGATGGTGGCTTTGCAAAGAGGTGCGCCTCCGATTGTATGTGTGGAGTACGCTCGTCGCTCTATCATGCCTGAAGAGCGTCCATCTTTTGACGAAGTCGACAAGGCTACCAAAGAGATTAAGAAAGCAGCTTAA
- a CDS encoding methyl-accepting chemotaxis protein yields the protein MNLKAQFKGLRGKLLGVAVLPLIALSVTAWISFQGFSQIGTMLNESYAVYVPNIRLLGQLNLNRANIGYFTFAALANKDDMKGRENFVGLLDRSVESYTAAMAEYEKQNFIEGEAEAFRAMKDNYPKYLEYTKQVREALLRGTPADFEFVVSLVDKGGPWQVLQIQIDHTITKIYEMYTAISKSNNELQKKERSQKASLIVGVALGSSLVLFLIMLWIANRVSGSVGRVVGALTEISQNVSGAISQLSVAGQALSTSSTEAAASLEETVASLEEMTSMVSRNSDSAKQASSLADGSSSVAKEGELEINSLIESMSQISRDSKKIEEIIHVIDDIAFQTNLLALNAAVEAARAGEQGKGFAVVAEAVRALAQRSATAAKEINGLIKESVERTEKGSVVADNSGQVLTRIVSSVEQVVVLNREIAQASSEQSQGISQISKAMNQLDQASQSNAASSEEIAATAGEIERRAHELQQQVQILSSEVLGAS from the coding sequence ATGAATTTGAAAGCACAGTTTAAAGGTCTTCGTGGAAAACTTCTGGGTGTGGCGGTGTTGCCGCTGATTGCGCTGTCGGTGACGGCCTGGATCAGTTTTCAGGGTTTCAGTCAGATCGGGACCATGCTGAACGAATCTTATGCAGTGTATGTGCCGAATATCCGTCTGTTGGGGCAGCTGAATCTGAATCGCGCCAACATCGGCTATTTTACTTTTGCGGCTTTGGCGAATAAAGACGACATGAAGGGCCGCGAAAACTTTGTGGGGCTGCTGGACCGTTCGGTCGAGTCTTATACGGCCGCGATGGCTGAATATGAAAAGCAGAACTTCATCGAAGGCGAGGCCGAGGCTTTCCGTGCGATGAAGGACAACTATCCAAAGTATCTTGAATACACCAAACAGGTGCGCGAAGCCCTGCTGCGCGGAACGCCAGCGGACTTTGAATTTGTGGTAAGCCTTGTGGATAAAGGCGGACCTTGGCAGGTGTTGCAGATCCAGATCGATCACACCATCACGAAGATCTATGAAATGTACACGGCCATCAGTAAATCCAACAATGAACTGCAAAAGAAAGAGCGTTCTCAAAAAGCCTCTTTGATTGTGGGCGTGGCGCTGGGTTCTTCGCTGGTGTTGTTCCTGATCATGTTGTGGATTGCAAACCGTGTTTCCGGATCTGTGGGCCGGGTTGTTGGGGCGCTGACGGAAATCAGTCAGAATGTTTCAGGCGCCATTTCCCAGCTGTCGGTGGCAGGCCAGGCCTTGTCGACATCTTCCACGGAAGCCGCTGCCTCGCTGGAAGAAACCGTGGCTTCGTTGGAGGAAATGACTTCCATGGTTTCGCGCAACTCTGACAGTGCCAAACAAGCATCGTCGCTGGCGGATGGATCTTCCTCTGTAGCCAAAGAAGGGGAGCTTGAAATTAACAGCCTTATTGAATCCATGTCTCAGATTTCCCGCGATTCCAAAAAAATTGAAGAGATCATCCACGTTATTGACGACATCGCCTTTCAGACGAATCTGCTGGCACTGAATGCCGCAGTGGAAGCGGCCCGTGCCGGAGAGCAGGGGAAAGGGTTTGCGGTCGTGGCAGAAGCCGTGCGAGCTTTGGCGCAACGTTCAGCCACAGCAGCCAAAGAAATCAATGGTCTGATCAAGGAAAGTGTCGAGCGAACTGAAAAAGGCAGCGTGGTGGCGGACAATTCCGGCCAGGTGCTGACCCGAATTGTTTCTTCCGTTGAGCAGGTTGTGGTTTTGAATCGCGAGATCGCTCAAGCCAGCAGCGAGCAGTCACAAGGCATTTCCCAGATCAGCAAGGCCATGAATCAGCTGGATCAGGCATCACAAAGTAATGCGGCGTCGTCAGAAGAGATCGCTGCAACAGCCGGAGAGATCGAGCGTCGTGCCCACGAGCTGCAGCAGCAGGTTCAGATCCTGAGTTCAGAAGTTCTTGGGGCCAGCTAA
- a CDS encoding DUF5020 family protein yields the protein MAKNKILFHVLAFVLTTSVSAVSAAADWSQTNIQFLHGNEYKKGNDDSYSATVVTFEHLSSWAYGSNFFFFDITSPDTENSTSYYGEFSPALSLGKTGVFTPPEGVLKDVLLQLNFEIPQGPARRVNLGGVTFEWKDLWFDYLGTQFLYRDALGVDGHTGQLTVVWLKRFGGEVFPLEFSGFVDWAGQEGPLKDNIHTQANFLYDFNRRTQNKVPLKIGIEYKYWNNKYGIDGVVENVPQAKLLWIF from the coding sequence ATGGCAAAAAACAAAATTCTATTTCATGTGCTCGCATTTGTATTAACGACATCTGTTTCTGCGGTCTCGGCTGCTGCTGACTGGTCACAAACCAATATTCAATTCCTGCATGGGAACGAATACAAAAAAGGCAACGACGACAGCTATTCCGCCACCGTCGTGACTTTTGAGCATTTAAGCTCCTGGGCCTATGGCTCTAATTTCTTCTTCTTCGATATCACCAGCCCCGATACCGAAAACAGCACCTCTTATTACGGAGAGTTTTCTCCAGCCCTAAGTCTGGGTAAGACCGGTGTCTTTACGCCGCCTGAAGGGGTGTTGAAGGACGTTCTGTTGCAATTGAATTTTGAGATCCCGCAAGGACCTGCGCGCCGGGTGAATCTGGGTGGGGTGACCTTTGAATGGAAAGATCTGTGGTTCGATTATCTGGGAACTCAGTTCCTGTATCGCGATGCCTTGGGCGTCGATGGGCACACCGGTCAGCTGACTGTGGTGTGGTTGAAGCGGTTTGGTGGCGAGGTCTTCCCGCTGGAGTTTTCCGGTTTCGTGGACTGGGCTGGCCAGGAAGGTCCATTGAAGGACAACATCCATACTCAGGCCAACTTCCTGTACGACTTCAATCGCCGCACGCAGAACAAAGTGCCGCTGAAGATCGGGATTGAATACAAATACTGGAACAACAAATACGGCATCGATGGTGTGGTTGAAAATGTGCCACAGGCCAAGCTTCTTTGGATCTTTTAA
- a CDS encoding flagellar motor protein MotB, with the protein MAEKKQTIVIKKIIVSGGGHHGGSWKVALADFMTALMAFFLVMWLVGQSEETKKAVSDYFSTPSVIEYNFQNFGAEITLEKLFLDILNEPLKAFQSFMEPADKTPNLLDMGSTKVVAAYLADQMTDVAKNVTVTPDGYDFDIPDYMLFERGTSTPNANFVKVMDKIKGITTGLKDADIKLTSGLFIQAVPDGSVMSANKVASERFDMVRAKIMATLENNTVNVTGGISVKEKRGEIDPAKLVGFIRVKIAQKEITSDGHKPRKLETLFGPSRVDMSVYDSFVNQISNRKEAEKKDLKQQVDQDLKEETGITDPSMQTE; encoded by the coding sequence ATGGCAGAAAAAAAGCAAACGATCGTTATCAAAAAGATCATAGTTTCGGGCGGAGGTCACCACGGGGGTTCCTGGAAGGTGGCCTTGGCCGACTTTATGACGGCCTTGATGGCGTTCTTCCTGGTTATGTGGCTGGTGGGGCAATCTGAAGAAACCAAAAAAGCGGTTTCTGATTATTTCTCCACGCCTTCTGTTATTGAATACAACTTCCAGAACTTCGGTGCTGAAATCACTCTGGAAAAACTTTTCCTGGATATTCTGAATGAGCCGCTGAAGGCCTTCCAAAGTTTCATGGAACCGGCGGATAAAACTCCAAACCTGCTGGACATGGGTTCCACGAAAGTGGTGGCGGCTTATCTGGCGGATCAGATGACCGACGTGGCTAAGAATGTCACGGTCACTCCGGACGGATATGATTTTGATATTCCTGACTACATGCTGTTTGAACGTGGCACGTCCACGCCGAATGCAAACTTTGTGAAGGTCATGGACAAGATCAAGGGTATCACCACCGGTTTGAAAGATGCGGATATCAAGCTGACTTCAGGTTTGTTCATTCAGGCCGTTCCGGATGGCAGTGTGATGTCTGCGAACAAAGTCGCTTCCGAGCGCTTTGATATGGTTCGTGCCAAGATCATGGCCACACTTGAAAACAACACCGTGAATGTCACAGGTGGCATCAGTGTGAAGGAAAAACGCGGTGAAATCGATCCAGCCAAGCTGGTTGGTTTTATCCGGGTGAAGATCGCTCAGAAGGAAATCACTTCCGACGGTCACAAGCCGCGCAAGCTGGAAACCCTGTTTGGCCCGTCCCGTGTGGATATGTCTGTGTATGACAGCTTTGTGAATCAGATCAGCAACCGTAAAGAGGCCGAAAAGAAGGACCTGAAACAGCAAGTGGATCAGGACCTGAAAGAAGAGACGGGAATTACAGATCCGTCGATGCAGACAGAATAA
- a CDS encoding extracellular solute-binding protein encodes MSSKMMLYAGLLLATVFQSVPAVAADKVTKEEIVVYSARKEELIKPIFDQFTKETGIAVKFLSDDAPKLIARLESEGASSPADILITVDVANLTIAKDKGLFAPVKSTVLEKNVPAIYRDKDNQWFALSKRVRAIFYNKEKVKPEELSTYEDLASPRWKGEILTRSSSHPYNQSLLANIVSVHGVKDAQKWADGFVANLARPPQGGDSDQLKAVAAGEAKLAVANSYYFGRMMVSELPEDKLVAQKVGIFFPNQKAGKGDLTGAHVNISGGGLLKSSKNTKNAQKLLEFLTADHAQNIYAAANKEFPVNPAVKADAVLAAWGPYKNEGTNLSVWANHSKDATRIADKAGWK; translated from the coding sequence ATGTCTTCCAAAATGATGTTGTATGCCGGCTTGCTATTGGCCACTGTTTTTCAATCCGTTCCTGCTGTGGCCGCTGATAAGGTCACCAAAGAAGAAATCGTTGTTTACTCTGCCCGCAAAGAGGAATTGATCAAACCTATCTTTGATCAGTTCACCAAAGAAACCGGCATCGCCGTGAAATTCCTTTCTGACGATGCTCCGAAGCTGATTGCGCGTCTTGAATCTGAAGGTGCTTCCAGCCCGGCGGATATTCTGATCACAGTGGATGTTGCCAATCTGACTATCGCCAAAGACAAGGGCCTGTTCGCACCTGTGAAATCCACAGTGCTTGAAAAGAACGTTCCGGCGATCTATCGCGACAAGGACAACCAGTGGTTCGCCCTGAGCAAACGAGTGCGTGCGATTTTCTACAATAAAGAAAAAGTAAAACCAGAAGAGCTTTCCACATATGAAGACCTGGCAAGCCCGCGCTGGAAAGGTGAGATCCTGACTCGTTCGTCTTCTCACCCCTACAACCAGTCTCTGCTGGCGAACATCGTGTCTGTACACGGTGTGAAAGACGCCCAGAAATGGGCGGATGGTTTCGTGGCGAATCTGGCACGTCCTCCTCAAGGCGGGGACTCGGATCAGTTGAAAGCCGTTGCGGCAGGCGAAGCGAAACTTGCGGTGGCGAACAGCTACTATTTCGGTCGTATGATGGTGTCTGAACTTCCGGAAGACAAACTGGTTGCGCAAAAAGTGGGGATCTTCTTCCCGAATCAAAAAGCCGGTAAAGGGGATTTGACTGGCGCGCACGTGAACATCAGTGGTGGTGGTTTGCTTAAAAGCAGCAAGAACACTAAAAATGCCCAGAAGCTGCTTGAGTTCCTGACAGCGGATCACGCACAGAACATCTATGCAGCCGCCAACAAAGAATTCCCGGTGAATCCGGCGGTCAAAGCGGACGCTGTATTGGCAGCGTGGGGACCGTATAAAAATGAAGGCACTAATTTGTCTGTGTGGGCGAATCACAGCAAAGATGCGACTCGCATCGCTGACAAGGCCGGCTGGAAGTAA
- a CDS encoding protein-disulfide reductase DsbD family protein, whose product MRISLFYVVAILLSLIASPRSWAADPNDTDPLLADTKVVPYEWSPGQGGNIEIKMTLPEGYHAYEDKFSVVILEPDGFKVAPFKIEPLIQWHDKFSKKMRSGVEKAATLTAHIEAPHRFLKKHTKMKMELTYQACSDQFCLFPTTKLIEVPIVVTMVEGEAQIQEADVQPMVAPTDFFDTANFQKYLGSSMIAGLIFVFFAGIFTSFTPCIFPMIPITLAVLGNHSNERTRLQNFFTSCIYVLGIATTYSLLGLAAASSGGLFGASLGNPYVLTVVCVIFLAMALSMYGLYDLQVPAFLRNKLGRGTKKQGVIGVYLTGLFAGIVASPCVGPVLVAILTYVASTQNKMLGFLYLFVYALGLGLIFIVLGLFNQLANSLPRSGPWMNAFKFILGTLMLSAFYYYLELLLPTRWFDGALAIGLIVLASIYGAFLPVKGQSALRHIQKGLMQALLVVGIGYAVIAVLDLRPYIRGQMIGGASINQIQKLNWQPYSEAALAQATKDQKPVIIDFWADWCAACHELEEHTFTDPRVRAMAENYVLLKYDATKDSPELRELKKKYHIQGLPTVVFINPHGVWIDALTLTQFEKAPEFVKRMEKGRQ is encoded by the coding sequence ATGAGAATCAGCCTGTTTTACGTTGTAGCCATCCTGCTTTCCCTGATCGCAAGTCCAAGGTCTTGGGCTGCTGATCCCAATGACACGGACCCCTTGCTTGCTGACACCAAAGTCGTGCCTTACGAATGGAGCCCGGGTCAGGGCGGCAATATCGAAATTAAAATGACGCTCCCCGAAGGATATCACGCGTATGAAGACAAATTCAGCGTGGTGATTCTGGAGCCAGATGGCTTCAAAGTAGCGCCGTTCAAGATTGAGCCGCTGATTCAATGGCACGATAAGTTCTCGAAAAAAATGCGCAGCGGAGTGGAAAAAGCCGCAACACTCACCGCACATATTGAAGCGCCTCACCGTTTCTTAAAAAAGCACACCAAAATGAAAATGGAGCTCACCTATCAGGCGTGTTCGGATCAGTTCTGCCTGTTCCCGACGACAAAACTGATTGAAGTTCCTATTGTCGTGACCATGGTGGAAGGTGAAGCTCAGATTCAAGAGGCTGACGTGCAACCAATGGTTGCACCGACGGACTTCTTTGACACCGCGAACTTCCAGAAATATCTGGGAAGCAGCATGATCGCGGGTTTGATCTTTGTGTTCTTTGCCGGGATCTTCACCAGCTTCACTCCGTGCATCTTCCCGATGATTCCAATCACGCTGGCAGTTCTGGGCAATCATTCCAACGAAAGAACAAGACTGCAAAACTTCTTCACCAGCTGCATCTATGTTCTGGGCATTGCCACAACGTATTCGCTGCTGGGACTGGCCGCGGCTTCCAGCGGGGGACTGTTCGGAGCAAGCCTGGGGAATCCTTATGTTCTGACCGTGGTGTGCGTGATCTTCCTGGCGATGGCGCTGTCCATGTATGGCCTTTATGATCTGCAAGTGCCAGCCTTCTTGCGCAACAAGCTGGGACGCGGAACCAAAAAACAAGGTGTCATCGGTGTTTACCTGACGGGTCTGTTTGCCGGTATCGTGGCAAGCCCTTGTGTCGGTCCCGTGCTGGTGGCGATTTTGACTTATGTTGCCTCCACGCAGAACAAGATGCTGGGCTTCCTGTACCTGTTTGTTTACGCGCTGGGCTTGGGATTGATTTTTATTGTGCTGGGGCTGTTCAATCAACTGGCCAATTCCCTGCCTCGTTCCGGTCCGTGGATGAATGCATTTAAATTCATCCTGGGAACATTGATGCTTTCTGCGTTCTATTACTATCTGGAATTGCTGTTACCAACGCGTTGGTTTGACGGAGCCCTTGCTATAGGCCTGATTGTTCTAGCCAGCATCTATGGAGCCTTCCTGCCAGTGAAAGGCCAAAGCGCCCTTCGCCATATTCAAAAAGGTCTGATGCAGGCCTTGCTGGTGGTGGGTATTGGTTATGCCGTGATTGCGGTACTGGATCTGCGCCCTTACATCCGCGGGCAAATGATTGGTGGCGCAAGCATCAATCAAATTCAAAAACTGAACTGGCAGCCGTATTCTGAAGCGGCCCTGGCCCAAGCCACCAAAGATCAGAAACCGGTGATCATCGATTTCTGGGCGGACTGGTGCGCAGCCTGCCACGAACTGGAAGAACACACGTTCACGGATCCTCGCGTGCGCGCTATGGCTGAAAACTATGTTCTGCTAAAATATGATGCCACGAAAGATTCACCCGAACTGCGCGAGCTGAAAAAGAAATACCACATCCAGGGCTTGCCGACGGTGGTATTCATCAACCCACACGGCGTGTGGATTGATGCTTTGACTCTGACTCAGTTTGAAAAAGCTCCGGAATTCGTAAAAAGAATGGAAAAGGGCCGCCAGTAA
- a CDS encoding exonuclease domain-containing protein, with protein MNLDLPLNEYTYVAFDTETSGAYPVGHDVVEFGAVKWYKGEEVGRLQFLFKPRELMTDFIIGIHGITNEMVADAPLITEKIREIHEFFKGAIVMAHHAPFDLGFMAIDFEKNHLPLLPEPALCTSLLSRKWIHGVENHKLQTLVRHLNIDGGQAHRAYDDAKACLHVGLACFAKMPPEMTLAGAIKSQGKNLWWKEYSLASLSAPQFKSIIEAIQTKKDIDMVYEGGSDRGSTRRVTPIGIVRNPDGDYLQAFCHKDQAAKRYYLNRVSDAQIIWI; from the coding sequence ATGAATCTTGATTTACCACTGAATGAATACACTTATGTCGCCTTTGATACTGAAACCAGCGGAGCTTATCCGGTCGGGCATGACGTGGTCGAGTTTGGTGCCGTGAAGTGGTACAAGGGTGAAGAAGTCGGCCGTTTGCAGTTTTTGTTCAAGCCCCGCGAGCTGATGACTGATTTTATTATCGGCATTCACGGTATCACCAATGAAATGGTGGCGGATGCTCCGCTGATCACCGAAAAGATCCGCGAGATTCATGAGTTCTTCAAAGGGGCCATCGTAATGGCTCACCACGCACCATTCGATCTGGGGTTCATGGCTATTGATTTCGAGAAAAACCATCTGCCTTTGCTGCCGGAACCGGCTTTGTGCACAAGTCTTCTTTCCCGCAAATGGATTCACGGCGTGGAAAATCACAAACTGCAAACGCTGGTCAGACATCTGAACATTGACGGTGGTCAGGCGCACCGTGCTTATGACGATGCGAAAGCCTGCTTGCATGTGGGCCTGGCGTGTTTTGCCAAGATGCCGCCGGAAATGACCTTGGCCGGAGCCATCAAAAGCCAGGGGAAGAATCTGTGGTGGAAGGAATACTCTTTGGCGTCATTGAGTGCGCCACAGTTTAAATCCATCATCGAAGCGATTCAGACCAAAAAAGATATCGATATGGTTTATGAAGGTGGATCAGATCGTGGTTCCACCCGTCGTGTGACCCCGATTGGAATCGTCAGAAATCCAGACGGGGACTATCTGCAGGCGTTCTGCCATAAAGATCAGGCAGCAAAACGATACTATCTAAACAGAGTCAGCGACGCCCAAATCATCTGGATCTAA
- the hflX gene encoding GTPase HflX, giving the protein MNETTPLKAVLVGIQLQRTSDQELKGSLTELSRLVTTLGYEVVGQMSQRRSSTKTATVLGDGKLKELAEWTGGTGKISPNFTKKKHKAALRFKKDEEEDDLFGDDVEEVFEVEEGAEDMDSTGDTTPQEKAQVVVIDCDLSPSQLRNLESATGAQVLDRTGVIIEIFSRHARTRAARLQVEIARLTYVAPRMRESTAGDDRQGGGGKGAGETSIELDRRKIRDRIKELKQELASISQELDTRRSRREQELTVALVGYTNAGKSSLMRALTGSDVLIADKLFATLDTTVRVLYPETRPKMLVSDTVGFIKKLPHDLVASFKSTLDEAANASLLLYTVDCSDPTFRSQLEVTRTVLAEVGAQDIPSMLIFNKRDRLSQEEEAELAKEFPEAHFMSAKNPDDIAALHTKLVKHFENAMVEEDVLIPYTTQGAIGDIRAKMRVLSENYEANGVMLKVRARKEDLEQIKERFGLAPGKGKKKKLSWNIDEE; this is encoded by the coding sequence ATGAACGAAACCACGCCTCTTAAAGCCGTCCTTGTCGGTATCCAACTTCAACGCACTTCAGATCAGGAACTTAAGGGTTCTTTGACGGAACTTTCCCGTCTGGTCACCACTCTTGGGTATGAAGTTGTCGGTCAAATGTCCCAGCGTCGCAGCTCTACCAAAACCGCCACCGTGTTGGGTGATGGCAAACTGAAAGAACTGGCCGAGTGGACCGGCGGCACGGGCAAAATCAGTCCGAACTTCACCAAGAAAAAACACAAAGCGGCTTTGCGCTTTAAAAAAGATGAAGAAGAAGACGATCTGTTCGGCGATGACGTCGAAGAAGTTTTCGAGGTCGAAGAGGGTGCCGAGGACATGGACTCCACCGGTGACACGACTCCTCAGGAAAAAGCTCAGGTCGTTGTTATTGACTGTGACCTTTCCCCGTCCCAGTTGCGCAATCTTGAAAGCGCCACTGGCGCACAGGTTCTGGATCGCACGGGCGTGATCATTGAAATCTTCAGCCGTCACGCACGCACTCGCGCGGCCCGCCTGCAGGTTGAAATTGCACGTTTGACGTATGTAGCTCCGCGCATGCGTGAATCCACAGCTGGCGATGACCGTCAGGGTGGTGGCGGTAAAGGGGCTGGTGAAACCAGCATCGAGCTGGATCGCCGTAAGATCCGCGACCGCATCAAAGAACTGAAACAGGAACTGGCTTCCATTTCCCAGGAACTGGACACGCGCCGTTCCCGCCGCGAACAAGAGCTGACTGTGGCACTGGTGGGTTACACCAATGCGGGCAAGTCTTCCTTGATGCGTGCATTGACCGGCAGTGACGTACTGATCGCCGACAAACTGTTTGCAACCCTGGACACCACGGTTCGTGTGCTTTATCCCGAAACACGTCCCAAGATGCTTGTGTCCGACACTGTTGGATTCATCAAAAAACTTCCCCATGATCTGGTGGCGTCTTTCAAATCCACTTTGGATGAAGCGGCAAATGCCTCTTTGCTTTTGTATACGGTGGACTGCTCTGACCCGACCTTCCGCTCACAACTGGAAGTCACCCGCACGGTATTGGCCGAAGTGGGCGCTCAGGACATCCCGAGCATGCTGATCTTCAACAAGCGCGATCGCCTGTCACAGGAAGAAGAAGCGGAACTGGCGAAGGAATTCCCGGAAGCGCACTTCATGTCGGCCAAGAATCCGGACGACATCGCAGCTTTGCACACGAAACTTGTGAAGCACTTTGAAAATGCCATGGTCGAAGAAGACGTTCTGATCCCGTACACCACTCAGGGTGCCATCGGTGATATCCGCGCAAAAATGCGCGTGCTTTCAGAAAACTATGAAGCCAACGGCGTGATGCTGAAAGTTCGCGCTCGCAAAGAAGACCTGGAGCAAATCAAAGAACGCTTCGGTCTGGCCCCAGGCAAAGGCAAAAAGAAAAAGCTAAGCTGGAACATCGACGAAGAATAA